In one window of Amblyomma americanum isolate KBUSLIRL-KWMA chromosome 9, ASM5285725v1, whole genome shotgun sequence DNA:
- the LOC144105218 gene encoding uncharacterized protein LOC144105218 — translation MYSQLQGASKGSIMFTWLPKEMRPYAEEKVKKVGLSVVSEDMSSKTAWMDEEDPAVIGSISEREGNFVELYLKVLNVTQERRLRSPPTFGRFAISRLERRSELAYSRTTQTVVVPTAYQSPPYLYARGVPTYFNYATVGALLASSITDVVGPALLTPADSAQRRLSDVWWTPDAINQYNGTTMCLQRLLYRLGLRRHLSGSAEYQQRDMFLRVQGLRLAYDGLVASFGTAAATHGFRQLWAEAQAAFFARFCLLSCDADQTPRPLSPRANCLLPLHNMPEFGAVFDCVTREDFVAHQCLR, via the exons ATGTACAGCCAACTTCAAGGAGCCTCTAAAGGCTCCATCATGTTCACGTGGCTGCCCAAGGAAATGCGCCCATATGCTGAGGAAAAGGTGAAGAAAGTGGGGCTGTCGGTCGTATCTGAAGACATGTCG TCGAAGACAGCGTGGATGGATGAGGAAGACCCGGCTGTCATTGGCAGTATCAGCGAGAGGGAGGGGAACTTTGTCGAGCTGTACCTCAAGGTACTGAACGTGACGCAGGAAAGGCGTCTCCGAAGTCCACCAACGTTCGGTCGCTTCGCCATCTCGCGGCTTGAGCGGCGCAGCGAGTTGGCGTACTCGAGGACAACGCAGACCGTGGTTGTGCCGACGGCGTACCAGAGCCCGCCGTACCTGTACGCGAGGGGCGTGCCAACGTACTTCAACTACGCCACCGTTGGGGCACTGTTGGCTTCGAGCATCACAGACGTCGTCGGGCCTGCTCTCTTAACTCCGGCCGATTCG GCTCAACGCAGACTCAGCGACGTCTGGTGGACGCCAGACGCGATCAACCAGTACAACGGGACAACTATGTGCCTGCAGCGACTGCTGTACCGTCTAGGcctgcggcggcacctgagcggAAGTGCCGAGTATCAGCAGCGCGACATGTTCCTTCGCGTCCAGGGACTGCGGCTGGCGTACGACGGCCTGGTGGCCAGTTTCGGCACCGCGGCGGCCACCCATGGTTTTCGGCAGCTATGGGCCGAGGCGCAAGCCGCCTTCTTCGCCCGCTTCTGCCTGCTGTCGTGCGACGCCGACCAGACTCCGAGGCCCCTGTCACCCCGCGCCAACTGCCTACTGCCCCTACACAACATGCCAGAGTTCGGCGCCGTGTTCGACTGTGTCACCCGGGAGGACTTCGTAGCGCACCAGTGCCTGCGCTAG